In one window of Hymenobacter nivis DNA:
- a CDS encoding 3-hydroxyacyl-CoA dehydrogenase/enoyl-CoA hydratase family protein, translating into MKRIIKKVAVLGSGVMGSRIACHFANIGVQVLLLDIVPKELLPAEQAKGLELGAPAVRNRIVNAALQAAIVANPSPLYRKSEVSRIKTGNFDDNLKEIAQCDWVIEVVVERLDIKKSLYERVEQFRKQGTLITSNTSGIPIHLLAEGRSDDFKQNFCGTHFFNPPRYLKLLEVIPTPDTKPEVIDFLLHYGDLYLGKTTVLAKDTPGFIANRVGVFALLDAMQTMQKLGLTVEETDKLTGPVIGHAKSATLRTSDVVGLDTTINVANGLAQGLPDDEAKDVFVLPDFVKKMGENKWLGDKTGQGFYKKVKGEGGKSEIHALDLNTLEYKPSQKVKFATLELTKTIDKVADRFKVLVAGKDKAGEFYRLSFGSLFAYVSNRVPEIADELYKIDDALRAGFGWELGPYETWDALGVQAGIDLAKAAGRTVAPWVEEMLAAGHQAFYQINAAGVREFYDQQSKQYQAVPGVENFIILDNLRASGKVLWKNSGASIIDLGDGILNVEFHSKMNAMGQDVIQGLLKGIEMAEGGYRGLVVGNDAPAFSAGANLGLVYMQAVEQEFDELNLMISQFQQAMMRLRYSSIPVVGAPHGLALGGGCELNLHCDRVVAAAETYMGLVEFGVGLIPGGGGTKEMTLRTAAKYEEGEPEYNLLRNTYMTISTAKVSTSAAEAFDLGFLRRGDEIVVNGSRVIAQAKAAALEMADAGYTQPTQKTNVKVHGKGALAMFRTGVYAMQQGNYISKHDELIANKLAYVMCGGDLSSPTEVSEQYLLDLERDAFLSLCGERKTLERIQSILTTGKPLRN; encoded by the coding sequence ATGAAACGAATCATCAAGAAAGTAGCCGTATTGGGCTCCGGCGTCATGGGCTCGCGCATTGCCTGCCATTTCGCCAACATCGGCGTGCAGGTGCTGCTGCTCGACATTGTGCCCAAAGAGCTGCTGCCCGCCGAGCAGGCTAAAGGCCTGGAGCTGGGGGCCCCCGCCGTGCGCAACCGCATCGTGAATGCCGCGTTGCAGGCCGCAATCGTTGCCAATCCGTCGCCGCTTTACCGCAAGAGCGAGGTCAGCCGCATCAAAACCGGCAACTTCGACGACAACCTGAAGGAAATTGCGCAGTGCGATTGGGTGATTGAGGTGGTGGTGGAGCGGCTCGACATCAAAAAGAGCCTTTATGAGCGGGTGGAGCAGTTCCGCAAGCAGGGCACGCTCATCACGAGCAACACCAGCGGCATCCCAATCCACTTGCTGGCCGAGGGCCGTTCGGACGACTTCAAGCAAAATTTCTGCGGCACGCACTTCTTCAACCCGCCGCGGTACCTGAAGCTGCTGGAAGTAATTCCGACGCCCGACACGAAGCCGGAAGTGATTGATTTCCTGCTGCACTACGGCGACCTATACCTGGGCAAAACCACTGTGCTGGCCAAGGATACGCCCGGTTTTATTGCCAACCGCGTGGGCGTATTCGCCCTGCTCGATGCCATGCAAACCATGCAGAAGCTGGGCCTGACCGTGGAAGAAACCGACAAGCTGACCGGCCCCGTTATTGGCCACGCCAAGTCGGCCACGCTGCGCACTTCCGACGTGGTGGGCCTCGATACGACCATCAACGTAGCCAACGGCCTGGCCCAGGGCCTGCCCGACGACGAGGCCAAGGACGTGTTCGTGCTGCCCGATTTCGTAAAGAAAATGGGCGAGAATAAGTGGTTGGGCGACAAGACCGGTCAAGGTTTCTACAAGAAAGTAAAGGGCGAAGGCGGCAAGTCAGAAATCCACGCCCTGGACCTGAACACGCTGGAATACAAGCCCAGTCAGAAGGTGAAGTTTGCCACGCTGGAGCTGACCAAAACCATCGACAAGGTGGCCGACCGCTTTAAGGTGCTGGTGGCGGGCAAGGACAAAGCCGGCGAGTTCTATCGCCTGAGCTTCGGCAGCTTGTTTGCCTACGTGAGCAACCGCGTGCCTGAAATTGCCGACGAACTCTACAAGATTGACGATGCCCTGCGCGCCGGCTTCGGCTGGGAGCTGGGGCCCTACGAAACCTGGGACGCGCTGGGCGTGCAGGCCGGCATCGACCTGGCCAAGGCCGCCGGCCGCACCGTGGCCCCTTGGGTGGAGGAAATGCTGGCCGCTGGCCATCAAGCCTTTTACCAGATAAATGCAGCCGGTGTGCGCGAGTTCTACGACCAGCAGAGCAAGCAGTATCAGGCGGTGCCGGGCGTGGAGAACTTCATTATTCTCGACAACCTGCGGGCCAGCGGCAAGGTGCTGTGGAAGAACAGCGGCGCCTCAATCATCGACCTCGGCGACGGCATTCTGAACGTGGAGTTCCACTCGAAGATGAACGCCATGGGCCAGGATGTGATTCAGGGCCTGCTCAAGGGCATTGAGATGGCCGAAGGCGGCTACCGGGGCCTGGTGGTGGGCAACGACGCGCCCGCCTTTTCGGCCGGGGCCAACCTGGGCCTGGTGTACATGCAGGCCGTGGAGCAGGAATTCGACGAGCTGAACCTGATGATCAGCCAGTTCCAGCAGGCCATGATGCGGCTGCGCTACAGCAGCATCCCGGTGGTGGGGGCCCCCCACGGCCTGGCTCTGGGCGGCGGCTGCGAGCTGAACCTGCACTGCGACCGAGTGGTGGCCGCGGCCGAAACCTACATGGGTTTGGTCGAATTCGGCGTGGGCCTGATCCCGGGCGGCGGCGGCACCAAGGAAATGACGCTGCGCACCGCCGCCAAGTACGAGGAAGGCGAGCCCGAATACAACCTGCTGCGCAACACCTACATGACCATCAGCACGGCCAAGGTTTCGACCTCGGCCGCCGAGGCGTTTGACCTGGGCTTTTTGCGCCGGGGCGACGAAATCGTGGTCAACGGTAGCCGCGTAATTGCCCAGGCCAAAGCCGCCGCCCTGGAAATGGCCGACGCCGGCTATACCCAGCCCACCCAGAAGACCAACGTGAAGGTGCACGGCAAGGGGGCCCTGGCCATGTTCCGCACCGGCGTGTACGCCATGCAGCAGGGCAACTATATCTCGAAGCACGACGAGCTGATTGCCAACAAGCTGGCCTACGTGATGTGCGGCGGCGACCTGAGTTCGCCCACCGAGGTAAGCGAGCAGTACCTGCTGGACTTGGAGCGCGACGCCTTCCTCAGCCTCTGCGGTGAGCGCAAGACGCTGGAGCGGATTCAGAGCATTCTCACCACCGGTAAGCCGCTACGCAACTAA
- a CDS encoding formimidoylglutamase, protein MNLALFFDPLADDEPTATPTPPTALAAYATRFTEAFPDWRGADLAILGLDEWRGAAAGAPPAGYHGANRVRERFYQLQKGTGALRLVDLGNLRPGLSLEDTYQRLREIVAALLEANTVPVLLGGSHDLDYGQFMAYETQERPVSFAIVDARPDMAEPGPATPAETSHLRRLLVHEPNYVFSLAHLGHQQYLTPPEVLLALDKMHFDMMSVGAIRTDRRQAEPLVRQADFLSIDLAALRWTDAPGYAPANPFGLSANDATQLCWYAGHSEQLSSLGLYGYRPEHDPHGLAAATLATMLWYFVEGFYHRRPETGFGTFRFLTYTVVLPGNPDKLVFYKSRRADKWWMEVESLGDSAVKRVVPCSYEDYLHASQGDLPERWIRLQALLG, encoded by the coding sequence ATGAACCTGGCCCTGTTTTTTGACCCGCTCGCCGACGACGAGCCCACGGCCACCCCAACCCCGCCCACCGCGCTGGCGGCCTACGCCACGCGCTTCACCGAGGCGTTTCCGGACTGGCGCGGGGCCGACCTGGCCATTCTCGGCCTCGACGAGTGGCGCGGTGCCGCCGCCGGGGCCCCACCGGCCGGCTACCACGGCGCCAACCGCGTGCGCGAGCGGTTTTACCAGCTCCAGAAAGGCACCGGGGCCCTGCGGCTCGTCGATTTGGGCAACCTGCGCCCCGGCCTCAGCTTGGAGGACACCTACCAGCGGCTGCGCGAAATTGTGGCCGCGCTGCTCGAAGCCAACACGGTGCCCGTGCTGCTGGGCGGCTCGCACGACCTCGATTACGGCCAGTTTATGGCCTACGAAACCCAGGAGCGCCCGGTGAGCTTCGCCATCGTGGATGCCCGGCCCGACATGGCCGAGCCGGGGCCCGCCACGCCGGCCGAAACCAGCCACCTGCGCCGCCTGCTGGTGCACGAGCCCAACTACGTGTTCAGCCTGGCCCACCTGGGGCACCAGCAGTACCTCACGCCGCCCGAAGTGCTGCTGGCCCTCGACAAAATGCACTTTGACATGATGAGCGTGGGGGCCATCCGCACCGACCGGCGGCAGGCCGAGCCGCTGGTGCGCCAGGCCGATTTCCTGAGCATCGACTTGGCCGCACTGCGCTGGACCGACGCGCCCGGCTACGCCCCGGCCAACCCCTTCGGCCTCAGCGCCAACGACGCCACCCAGCTGTGCTGGTACGCCGGGCACAGCGAGCAGCTTTCGTCGCTGGGCCTCTACGGCTACCGGCCCGAGCACGACCCCCACGGCCTGGCCGCCGCCACGCTGGCCACCATGCTCTGGTACTTCGTGGAAGGCTTTTACCACCGCCGGCCCGAAACGGGCTTCGGCACGTTCCGCTTCCTTACTTATACCGTGGTGTTGCCCGGCAACCCCGATAAGCTGGTGTTTTACAAGTCGCGCCGCGCCGACAAGTGGTGGATGGAAGTGGAAAGCCTCGGCGACAGCGCCGTGAAGCGCGTGGTGCCGTGCTCGTACGAGGACTACCTCCACGCCTCGCAGGGCGACCTGCCCGAGCGCTGGATTCGGTTGCAGGCGCTGCTGGGGTAG
- a CDS encoding AMP-dependent synthetase/ligase yields the protein MDVRRSFDILPYQLAEFAKTDALAAKINGQWSPLSTQQVQNQANLVSLGLRALGLQRGDKVALISMNRPEWLLADFGIAQIGAISVPMYPSITVEDYKYIFTDAGVKAVFVSDAKLFHKVQEATAGLAIPAENVFTFDKVDGARHFSELLALGQQGNPADLEPLKAAVEPDDLLTLIYTSGTTGQPKGVMLSHDNLLSNCRNSKQFVPVGPQDKALSFLPLCHIFERMVTYIYMMSGVSIYYAESLETVAENLREVKPEIFTTVPRLLEKVFDRIVSKGHEQTGLKHKLFFWALNLGLKYDTQKDQGFVYNTELAVANKLIFSKWREALGGNLRCIVSGGGALQPRLARVFWAAGIRVMEGYGLTETSPVIAVNGYERENNMIGTVGPLINNMEVKIAPDGEILTRSASVMKGYYNKPELTAETIDADGWLHTGDIGELINGRFLKITDRKKEMFKTSGGKYIAPQVIEGKLKEEPLIEQAMVVGANKKYAAALVIPSFPDLKAWCKRHGVSDASNEELVRNERVVKLYNGLVANCNKSFAQWEQVKKIALLPELWTVETGEMTPTMKVKRKVITEKNKDLIEGLF from the coding sequence ATGGACGTCCGCCGCTCTTTCGATATCCTACCCTACCAACTCGCCGAGTTTGCCAAAACCGACGCGCTGGCCGCCAAAATCAACGGCCAGTGGTCGCCCCTCAGCACCCAGCAGGTGCAGAACCAGGCCAACCTGGTGAGCCTCGGCCTGCGGGCCCTGGGCTTGCAGCGCGGCGATAAAGTGGCGCTCATCAGCATGAACCGGCCCGAGTGGCTGCTGGCCGACTTCGGCATCGCCCAAATCGGGGCCATCAGCGTGCCCATGTACCCCAGTATTACGGTCGAAGACTACAAATACATCTTCACCGATGCTGGCGTAAAGGCCGTGTTTGTGTCCGACGCCAAGCTGTTCCACAAAGTGCAGGAGGCTACCGCAGGCCTGGCCATCCCGGCCGAAAACGTGTTCACTTTTGATAAGGTCGACGGGGCCCGCCACTTCAGCGAGCTGCTGGCGCTAGGCCAGCAAGGTAACCCCGCCGACCTGGAGCCTCTGAAAGCCGCCGTGGAGCCCGACGACCTGCTCACGCTCATCTACACCAGCGGCACCACCGGCCAGCCCAAAGGCGTGATGCTGAGCCACGACAATCTCCTGAGCAACTGTCGCAATTCCAAGCAGTTTGTGCCCGTAGGGCCCCAGGATAAGGCGCTGAGCTTTCTGCCGTTGTGCCACATTTTCGAGCGCATGGTTACGTACATCTACATGATGAGCGGCGTGAGCATCTACTACGCCGAAAGCCTGGAAACCGTGGCCGAAAACCTGCGCGAAGTGAAGCCCGAAATCTTCACCACCGTGCCGCGCCTGCTCGAAAAGGTGTTCGACCGCATCGTGTCCAAGGGCCACGAGCAAACCGGCCTCAAGCACAAGCTTTTCTTTTGGGCCCTGAACCTGGGCCTGAAATACGATACCCAGAAAGACCAGGGCTTCGTGTACAACACCGAGCTGGCAGTAGCCAATAAGCTCATATTCAGCAAGTGGCGCGAGGCGCTGGGCGGTAACCTGCGCTGCATTGTGAGCGGCGGCGGGGCCCTGCAACCACGGCTGGCGCGGGTGTTCTGGGCCGCTGGCATCCGCGTAATGGAGGGCTACGGCCTCACCGAAACCTCGCCCGTGATTGCCGTGAACGGCTACGAGCGCGAGAACAACATGATCGGCACCGTGGGGCCCCTCATCAACAACATGGAGGTGAAAATTGCGCCCGACGGCGAAATCCTGACCCGCTCGGCCTCCGTGATGAAGGGCTACTACAACAAGCCCGAGCTCACGGCCGAAACCATCGACGCCGACGGCTGGCTGCACACCGGCGACATTGGTGAATTAATAAACGGGCGGTTTTTGAAGATTACCGACCGCAAAAAGGAGATGTTCAAAACCAGTGGCGGCAAGTACATCGCCCCGCAAGTCATTGAGGGCAAGCTCAAAGAAGAGCCGCTCATCGAGCAGGCGATGGTGGTGGGGGCCAATAAAAAGTATGCCGCCGCGCTGGTCATTCCCTCATTCCCCGACCTGAAGGCCTGGTGCAAGCGCCATGGCGTCTCCGACGCTTCCAACGAAGAATTGGTGCGGAACGAACGAGTGGTGAAGCTTTACAACGGGCTGGTTGCTAATTGCAACAAGAGCTTCGCGCAGTGGGAGCAAGTGAAAAAAATTGCGCTGCTGCCCGAGCTGTGGACCGTGGAAACCGGCGAAATGACGCCCACCATGAAGGTGAAGCGTAAGGTCATCACCGAAAAAAACAAGGACCTCATCGAGGGGCTATTTTAG
- a CDS encoding MarR family winged helix-turn-helix transcriptional regulator produces the protein MKPEETVDYNIKVAWHAISRMYNAQAAQNDITTSIGFVLLNIDHEHGIPATKIAPLLGLETRSLTRILRSMEDKGLIYKQADAHDKRSVRIFLTPLGLEKKEVSRQTVRHFNARIREKIPQSQLNVFLKVTAQITGIIEGKTMFNGFELKPLRHENLA, from the coding sequence ATGAAACCCGAAGAAACAGTCGATTACAACATCAAAGTGGCCTGGCACGCCATCTCGCGGATGTACAACGCCCAGGCGGCCCAGAACGACATCACGACCAGCATCGGCTTTGTGCTGCTCAACATCGACCACGAGCACGGTATTCCGGCTACCAAAATTGCGCCGCTGCTGGGCTTGGAAACCCGTAGCCTCACGCGCATCCTGCGCAGTATGGAGGACAAAGGCTTGATCTACAAGCAAGCCGATGCACACGATAAACGCTCGGTGCGGATTTTCCTTACTCCGCTGGGCCTGGAGAAGAAGGAGGTTTCGCGCCAGACGGTGCGGCATTTCAACGCCAGAATCCGGGAGAAAATCCCGCAGTCGCAGCTCAACGTATTCTTGAAAGTAACGGCCCAGATTACGGGCATTATCGAAGGAAAAACTATGTTCAACGGCTTCGAGCTGAAGCCGTTGCGCCACGAAAACCTAGCGTAG